In Cydia pomonella isolate Wapato2018A chromosome 27, ilCydPomo1, whole genome shotgun sequence, a single genomic region encodes these proteins:
- the LOC133532594 gene encoding zinc finger protein 135-like: MESALQGAESVCVKAEPFEDGCITDEPSVEGVSVKVEPVLDNVCVKDELVGVSAADAAAELYADHIVKDELVLGPELVQRRGVRHAPTAPNLAIEVKQSCVTVPGRPFLKDCCVTLERLVVDMLFTNTRSIDQDSMRKVHGAHVEYKQRNTTVGKDKRKVGGKTLQKKPSGRPETYQCAHCKYTSTRKLGLLKHLRKHTNEKPYRCGQCSYASTRKDTLKVHIRRHTSEKPYQCDQCSYVCTQLNSLQVHVRKHTGEKPYKCDQCSYASARKEYLQLHVRKHTGEKPYKCDHCSYASARKNHLQLHVRKHTGEKPYKCNQCSYVAGHKIYIREHIRKHTGEKPYKCDECSYVSAYRTTLQRHKKIHSTKLYKPYQCDLCTFASRQKSNLRQHIGRHTDEKPYKIKCGQCSYTSIQKGDLRAHESTHTNITAEKPYQCNQCSYSCTRNRDLQEHVRKHTGEKPYKCDDCSYVSAYKRALEKHKIRHASIKPYKCG, encoded by the exons ATGGAGTCAGCGTTACAGGGCGCAGAGAGTGTTTGCGTGAAGGCTGAGCCCTTTGAGGATGGGTGTATAACAGATGAGCCCTCGGTCGAGGGAGTGTCTGTGAAAGTTGAGCCTGTGCTGGATAACGTGTGTGTAAAAGACGAGTTGGTCGGAGTGAGCGCGGCGGACGCGGCGGCGGAGCTGTACGCCGACCATATCGTGAAAGATGAGCTCGTGCTCGGCCCCGAGCTAGTGCAGCGGCGTGGCGTGCGCCACGCACCAACAG CTCCCAACCTGGCTATAGAAGTGAAGCAGTCATGTGTGACTGTCCCCGGGAGACCCTTTCTGAAGGACTGCTGTGTGACACTGGAGCGCCTTGTTGTGGATATGCTGTTCACCAACACTCGGAGCATAGACCAGGACAGTATGAGAAAAGTTCATGGAGCTCATGTAGAGTACAAACAAAGGAACACCACAGTTGGAAAAGATAAAAGAAAAGTTGGAG GGAAAACTTTGCAGAAGAAACCAAGCGGCAGACCCGAAACTTACCAATGTGCGCACTGTAAATATACATCAACTAGAAAGTTAGGGTTATTAAAACACTTGAGGAAACATACCAATGAGAAGCCATACAGATGTGGCCAGTGCAGTTATGCTAGTACCCGCAAAGATACTTTGAAAGTTCATATAAGGAGACACACTAGTGAAAAGCCATATCAATGTGACCAATGTAGTTACGTTTGTACCCAATTAAATTCTTTACAAGTTCATGTAAGGAAACACACTGGTGAAAAGCCGTACAAATGTGACCAGTGTAGTTATGCTAGTGCCCGCAAAGAATACTTGCAACTTCATGTAAGGAAACACACTGGTGAAAAGCCGTACAAATGTGACCACTGTAGTTATGCTAGTGCCCGCAAAAATCACTTGCAACTTCATGTAAGGAAACACACTGGTGAAAAGCCGTACAAATGTAACCAGTGTAGTTATGTTGCCGGCCACAAAATTTATATACGAGAACATATAAGGAAACACACTGGTGAAAAGCCATACAAATGTGATGAGTGTAGTTATGTTAGTGCCTACCGAACAACATTACAAAGACATAAAAAGATACACTCTACTAAGCTTTATAAACCTTATCAGTGCGACCTGTGCACTTTTGCTAGCAgacaaaaatctaatttgcgACAACATATAGGACGACATACAGATGAAAAGccttacaaaattaaatgtggCCAATGCAGTTATACTAGTATCCAAAAAGGAGATTTACGAGCTCATGAAAGTACACATACTAATATTACGGCTGAGAAACCATACCAGTGTAACCAGTGTAGCTATTCTTGCACACGTAATCGTGATTTGCAAGAGCACGTAAGAAAACATACTGGGGAGAAGCCATACAAATGTGATGATTGTAGTTATGTTAGTGCCTACAAACGTGCCCtagaaaaacataaaataagacATGCTAGTATAAAACCTTATAAATGTGGCTAG
- the LOC133532613 gene encoding zinc finger protein 664-like encodes MESLALQGAEIFCVKAEPCEDVHIKHEPTVKVEPLLDDVCVKDDLRCDGVSIKAEPSYSDVCVKDESLGVSAVAGLYADHAVKDELVLGPELVEQHGERHAPTAFNLAIEVKQSFEIVPWTPYLWDCSVKLERLDVDTLLTVTRSIDWNSPTHGYEAGSQHKNITGNLKGRGQTSQKKPSDKTETYQCAHCKYTTAIKSWLIRHLRKHINEKTYRCDHCSYASSHESDLTVHLRKHTGEKPYKCDQCSFASKQKVHLQVHVRKHSGEKPYKCSECSYACAQKSYLQVHVKRHTGEKPYKCDQCNYCSTVKCRLVIHKRIHTGEKPYKCGQCSYASADNRGLRVHMRKHTGEKPYRCDQCSYTSSKKSSLGIHVMKHTGEKPYKCDQCSYASSRKDYLGIHVRKHTGEKLYKCGHCSYAGNYKGCLLLHLHKHIGEMS; translated from the exons ATGGAGTCGTTAGCGTTACAGGGCGCAGAGATTTTTTGCGTCAAGGCAGAGCCCTGTGAGGATGTACATATAAAACATGAGCCCACTGTGAAAGTTGAGCCTTTGCTGGATGATGTGTGTGTAAAAGATGACCTCAGATGCGACGGTGTGTCCATAAAAGCCGAGCCTTCATACTCAGATGTGTGTGTAAAAGACGAGTCACTCGGCGTGAGCGCGGTGGCGGGGCTGTATGCAGACCACGCCGTCAAAGATGAACTGGTGCTCGGTCCCGAGCTAGTGGAGCAGCACGGCGAGCGCCACGCACCAACAG CTTTCAACCTAGCAATAGAAGTGAAGCAGTCATTTGAGATTGTCCCCTGGACACCCTATCTATGGGACTGCAGTGTGAAGCTGGAGCGCCTTGATGTGGACACACTGCTCACCGTCACTCGGAGCATAGACTGGAATAGCCCGACACATGGTTATGAAGCAGGAAGTCAACACAAAAACATCACAGGGAACCTTAAAGGAAGAG GGCAAACTTCACAGAAGAAACCGAGCGACAAAACCGAAACTTACCAATGTGCCCACTGTAAATATACAACAGCTATAAAGTCATGGTTAATAAGGCATTTGAGGAAGCATATCAATGAGAAGACATACAGATGTGATCATTGTAGCTATGCTAGCAGCCACGAAAGTGATTTAACAGTTCATTTAAGGAAGCACACTGGTGAAAAGCCATACAAGTGTGATCAGTGTAGTTTTGCTAGCAAGCAGAAAGTTCATTTGCAAGTCCATGTAAGGAAACACTCTGGTGAAAAGCCGTACAAGTGTAGCGAGTGCAGTTATGCTTGTGCCCAAAAATCTTATTTGCAAGTTCATGTAAAGAGACACACTGGAGAAAAGCCTTACAAATGTGACCAGTGTAATTATTGTAGTACCGTCAAATGTCGTTTAGTAATTCATAAACGGATACACACAGGTGAGAAGCCGTACAAATGTGGCCAGTGCAGTTATGCTAGTGCAGATAATAGGGGTCTGCGAGTCCATATGAGAAAACACACTGGTGAAAAGCCTTACAGATGTGACCAGTGTAGTTACACCAGTTCCAAAAAATCTTCCTTGGGAATTCACGTAATGAAACACACTGGTGAAAAGCCGTACAAGTGTGACCAGTGTAGTTATGCTAGCAGTCGAAAAGATTATTTGGGAATTCACGTAAGAAAACACACTGGTGAAAAACTTTACAAATGTGGACATTGCAGTTATGCCGGTAATTATAAAGGTTGTCTGCTACTTCATTTACATAAACACATTGGTGAAATGTCTTAA
- the LOC133532662 gene encoding zinc finger protein 431-like isoform X1, with the protein MESSVLQTAESVRVKVEPCEDVCITDEPTFEGVFVKVEPLDDVCLTDEPRCEVESIKAEPSCSDVCVKDESLGVSAAAALYADHAVKDELVLGPELVERRRVPLTSIGQYSQKNPSGRCGTYQCAHCKYATTVKSRLIRHLMKHTNEKPYKCGQCSYAGSQKVHLQIHIRRHTGEKPYKCDQCNYASARNGDLLSHKRKHHGDIYASTYKYHLQKHIRTHIRKHETYKKPYQCDQCNYTCKQKGHLQDHVRQHTGEKPFRCSQCSFASAYKGNLRVHERTHSSITNEKPYRCDQCSYSSTRKSLLQRHVRRHTGEKPYKCVQCNYASARKYSLLIHIRKHTDEKPYKCGQCSYASAHQGHLREHEKTHTNEKSYQCDQCDYACNRKFHLQEHIWRHAGLKPYKCDQCSFATTYKKSIRAHKTRH; encoded by the exons ATGGAGTCGTCAGTGTTACAAACCGCAGAGAGTGTTCGCGTCAAGGTTGAACCCTGTGAGGATGTGTGTATAACAGATGAGCCCACGTTCGAGGGAGTGTTTGTGAAAGTTGAGCCGTTGGATGATGTGTGTTTAACAGACGAGCCCAGATGCGAGGTTGAGTCGATAAAAGCCGAGCCTTCGTGCTCAGATGTGTGTGTAAAAGACGAGTCGCTCGGCGTGAGCGCGGCAGCGGCACTGTACGCCGATCACGCCGTGAAAGATGAGCTCGTGCTCGGCCCCGAGCTAGTGGAGCGGCGCCGCGTACCCCTCACATCAATAG GGCAATATTCACAGAAGAATCCAAGCGGCAGATGCGGAACTTACCAATGTGCCCACTGTAAATATGCAACAACTGTGAAGTCACGGTTAATAAGGCATTTGATGAAACATACCAATGAGAAGCCATACAAATGTGGTCAATGTAGCTACGCTGGTAGCCAAAAAGTTCATTTGCAAATTCATATAAGAAGACACACTGGTGAAAAACCATACAAATGTGACCAGTGTAATTATGCTAGTGCCCGCAACGGGGATTTACTAAGTCATAAACGAAAACACCATGGGGATATATATGCTAGTACTTATAAATATCATTTGCAAAAACATATAAGGACACATATAAGAAAACATGAAACATATAAGAAACCTTACCAGTGTGACCAATGTAATTATACCTGCaaacaaaaaggtcatttgcaaGATCATGTAAGACAACACACTGGTGAAAAACCTTTCAGATGTAGCCAGTGCAGTTTTGCTAGTGCCTACAAAGGAAATTTACGAGTTCATGAAAGGACACATAGTAGTATTACGAATGAGAAACCGTACCGGTGTGACCAGTGTAGCTATTCTAGCACACGTAAATCCCTTTTGCAACGGCATGTAAGGAGACACACTGGGGAAAAGCCATACAAATGTGTGCAGTGTAATTATGCTAGTGCACGTAAATATAGTCTATTAATACATATACGCAAACACACTGATGAAAAGCCTTACAAATGTGGCCAGTGTAGTTATGCTAGTGCCCACCAAGGTCATTTACGAGAACATGAAAAGACACATACTAATGAGAAATCTTACCAGTGCGACCAATGTGATTATGCCTGCAACCGAAAATTTCATTTGCAGGAACATATATGGAGACATGCTGGTTTAAAACCTTACAAGTGCGACCAGTGCAGTTTTGCTActacttacaaaaaaagtatACGAGCCCATAAAACCAgacactaa
- the LOC133532662 gene encoding zinc finger protein 502-like isoform X2, with protein MESSVLQTAESVRVKVEPCEDVCITDEPTFEGVFVKVEPLDDVCLTDEPRCEVESIKAEPSCSDVCVKDESLGVSAAAALYADHAVKDELVLGPELVERRRVPLTSIGQYSQKNPSGRCGTYQCAHCKYATTVKSRLIRHLMKHTNEKPYKCGQCSYAGSQKVHLQIHIRRHTGEKPYKCDQCNYASARNGDLLSHKRKHHGDIYASTYKYHLQKHIRTHIRKHETYKKPYQCDQCNYTCKQKGHLQDHVRQHTGEKPFRCSQCSFASAYKGNLRVHERTHSSITNEKPYRCDQCSYSSTRKSLLQRHVRRHTGEKPYK; from the exons ATGGAGTCGTCAGTGTTACAAACCGCAGAGAGTGTTCGCGTCAAGGTTGAACCCTGTGAGGATGTGTGTATAACAGATGAGCCCACGTTCGAGGGAGTGTTTGTGAAAGTTGAGCCGTTGGATGATGTGTGTTTAACAGACGAGCCCAGATGCGAGGTTGAGTCGATAAAAGCCGAGCCTTCGTGCTCAGATGTGTGTGTAAAAGACGAGTCGCTCGGCGTGAGCGCGGCAGCGGCACTGTACGCCGATCACGCCGTGAAAGATGAGCTCGTGCTCGGCCCCGAGCTAGTGGAGCGGCGCCGCGTACCCCTCACATCAATAG GGCAATATTCACAGAAGAATCCAAGCGGCAGATGCGGAACTTACCAATGTGCCCACTGTAAATATGCAACAACTGTGAAGTCACGGTTAATAAGGCATTTGATGAAACATACCAATGAGAAGCCATACAAATGTGGTCAATGTAGCTACGCTGGTAGCCAAAAAGTTCATTTGCAAATTCATATAAGAAGACACACTGGTGAAAAACCATACAAATGTGACCAGTGTAATTATGCTAGTGCCCGCAACGGGGATTTACTAAGTCATAAACGAAAACACCATGGGGATATATATGCTAGTACTTATAAATATCATTTGCAAAAACATATAAGGACACATATAAGAAAACATGAAACATATAAGAAACCTTACCAGTGTGACCAATGTAATTATACCTGCaaacaaaaaggtcatttgcaaGATCATGTAAGACAACACACTGGTGAAAAACCTTTCAGATGTAGCCAGTGCAGTTTTGCTAGTGCCTACAAAGGAAATTTACGAGTTCATGAAAGGACACATAGTAGTATTACGAATGAGAAACCGTACCGGTGTGACCAGTGTAGCTATTCTAGCACACGTAAATCCCTTTTGCAACGGCATGTAAGGAGACACACTGGGGAAAAGCCATACAAAT GA